CCCCACGGCTACGACACCGCTTTCTCCGCTTCTCCCGCGTACATCTTCGCGATCACCGCCTCGATGTCCGGCTCCCGCACCGACAGATCCACCAGCGGGTACTCCGCCGCGACCCGGGCCACCAGCGCCGCCGCCGACTCGGACGCCGGGAACGCCAGCCACTGCCGGGGCCCCTCCACCTTCACCACGCGCGCGGGCGCCGCCTCGATCGGCGGCAGCTCCCGCTCCAGGTCCACCACGAGGGTGCGCTCGCTCTCGCCCACCTCGTGGAGACCGGCAAGGGGACCGTCGTACATCAGGCGCCCGTGGTCGATGACCATCACGCGCGAGCAGAGCTGCTCGATGTCCTGGAGGTCGTGGGTGGTCAGCAGGACCGTCGTGCCACGCTCGGTGTTCAACTCCCGCAGGAATCCACGCACCTTGGCCTTGGAGATGACGTCGAGTCCGATGGTCGGCTCGTCCAGGTACAGCACCTCGGGGTCGTGCAGCAGGGCCGCCGCGATGTCACCCCGCATCCGCTGACCCAGGGACAGCTGACGCACCGGAACGTCCAACAGGTCGGCCAGTTCGAGGAGTTCGACGCAGCGGTCGAGGTTCTCGCGGTAACGGGCGTCCGGGATGCGGTACATGCGGTGCATCAGCTTGTACGAGTCGATCAGCGGGAGGTCCCACCACAGGGTCGTGCGCTGGCCGAAGACCACGCCGATGCGGTGGGCGAGCTTCGTCCTCTCCCGGGACGGGTCGATCCCCGCCACCCGCAGGCGGCCACCGCTCGGCGTCAGGATGCCCGTCAGCATCTTGATCGTCGTCGACTTGCCGGCGCCGTTCGGGCCGATGTACCCGACCATCTCGCCGCGCGCCACGGTGAAGGAGATCGAGTCGACCGCCCGCACCTGGCGCCGCTCCCGTCTGAGGAAACCCGTCTTCTTGCGCACGTCGAAGACCTTCTCGACGTGGTCGAGTTCGATGAAGGCGTCCACCGCCACGTCCACCACCTGGTCCACCCCTAACTCCCCGTACTCCGATACGAACCGAGGCCCGCCCGCCACGCGAGCCCGGCCAGCGCACCGCACGCCACCGCCACCAGCGGCGACGCGAAGGCCGCCCACTGCGGCAGATCCAGCGGGTACGGCCGGTCCAGCACATAGGAGGCCGGCACCCAGTTGACGAAGGCGAGGGGCAGCATGAACGTCACCCCGCGCACGAAGTCCTTCCCGAACACCGTCGGCGGATACTGAAGCAGGGTCGTACCGCCGTACGTGAACGCGTTCTGCACCTCCGAGGCGTCCTGCGCGAAGATCTGGAAGGCCGCGCCCGCCACGAACACCGCGCAGAAGATCGCCGCACCGCTGACCACCATCACCGGCACCAGCAGCACCTTCGCCGCACTCCAGTCGACGTCGACCGACGCCAGCGCCCAGACCAGCACCACCGTGCCCTGGGTGATCCGGCCCAGGCGGCGCACCGCGAAACGGTCCGCGCCGATCTGGGCGAGCACCGGTACCGGCCGCACCAGCAGGATGTCGAAGGAGCCGTCACGGATCCGGGCGCCCAGCACATCCATCGAGCCGAGCACCAGGTCGGCGATCCCGAAGGCGGTCACCGAGAGGCCGTAGAGGAAGGCGATCTCGGGCAGGCCCCAGCCGCCCAGCGAGTCGACCTGCGAGAACATCAGCAGGATCCCGACGAAGTCCAGGCAGGTCATCAGCAGGTTGCCGCACATCGTGACGACGAAGGAGGTGCGGTAGGCCATCGAGGACCGCACCCACATGCCCGCGATCAGCCAGTAGGCCCGCACACCCTCGCCCAGGCGGGACGTCTCAGCCACCCTGCACCACCACCCGCCGCGTCGCCGCCGACTGCAGCAGCCGGCCGACCGCCAGCAGCACCACCGCCCACGTCGCCTGGAAGGCGTACGCCCCGAGCGGATCGGCCTCCCCCATCAGTACGTCCGCCGGCATCTGGAGCTGCGCCGCCCACGGCAGCGCCCGCACGATGTCGCCCAGTACCCCCGGGAAGGCGTTGAGCGGGAACACGATGCCCGAGCAGAAGACGCCCGTGATCATCACGCCCTGCATGATGCCCATGCCGTCCATCAGCCAGAACACGCTCAGGGCGGCCAGATAGCGGATCCCGAAACTGACCACCATCGCGAGCAGCAGCGCCACGAACAGGGCCGCCCAGGACATGACGTCGGTGGGCAGCGCCATCGGGAAGAACAGCGCGCCGAACGCGAAGGGGATCACGCCCCGACCGATCAGCTGGAACAGCGAACGGCCCAAGTCGCTCGCCAGCCACCACAGTTGGAGATCGGCCGGGCGGTACAGGTCGACCGCGATCTCACCCGTGCGGATCCGCTCGATCACGTCCTTCTCGGCACCGCCGCCCTGGATGGCCAGCGTCGAGTAGAGACACTGCCCCAGCCATACGTAGGTGACCGCCTGCGCCTGGTCGTAGCCCCCCAGATGGGGCTTCTCGTCCCACAGCGCGAGATAGGTGTAGACGAGGATCACACCGAAGACGGTGTTGGTGAACACCCCCGCGAACGTGGCCGCTCGATATGTCGCGTATCGTCTGAATCCCCCTGCCGCGACGGCCGCGTACAACCGCCAGGAACCCACCTTCACAGCCCTCCTCGGCCCCGCAGACACCGAAGCGCAGGAGCCTAGTGCGCAGGTGACGAAGCGGGCCACCCCTTTTCCGGGCGAGACGCGCGCCATATCCGGGAACGGAACGCAGGGTGCGAGAGTCTTCAACAGGGGACGCAGAAGGCGTACGAGGGCGTACGGGAACGTACGAGGCGAAACAGGAGTCCGTGCACGAGATGAGCGACCAGCCGCAGCAGCCGACCGAGGGCTGGGCACCGACAGACCCACAGACGCCCGAAGAGCCCGGCGGGAAGAAGAAGGCCAAGCGGCCCAGGCGCACCGGCTGGCGACGGCTGATCCCGACCTGGCGCATGGTGCTGGGCACCTTCGTCCTCGGGCTGATCGCCCTGGCCGGCCTGTTCTTCCTCGGCTACTCCATGGTCAACATCCCGCCGGCCAACGCGCTCGCCATGAAGCAGTCCAACGTCTACCTCTACGCCGACGGCAGCCAGCTCGCCCGCGACGGCGAGGTCAACCGCGAGAACGTCTCCCTCGCACAGGTCTCCAAGGACGCCCAGCACGCCGTCCTCGCCGCCGAGGACCGCGACTTCTACACCGAGTCCGCGATCGACCCCAAGGCCATGCTCCGCGCCGGCTGGAACACCGCCACCGGCAAGGGCAAGCAGTCCGGCTCCACGATCACCCAGCAGTACGTGAAGAACTACTACCTGGCCCAGGAGCAGACCGTCACCCGCAAGGCCAGGGAGTTCTTCATCTCGATCAAGCTGGACCGCACCCAGTCCAAGGACCAGATCCTAGAGGGCTACCTCAACACCAGCTACTTCGGCCGCACCGCGTACGGCATCCAGTCCGCCGCCCAGGCCTACTACGGCGTCGACGCCGTCGACCTCGACCCGGCCCACGCCGCCTACCTCGCCGCGCTGGTCAACGCGCCGAGCGAGTACGACGTCGTCGCGCACCCCGAGAACAAGGCGGCGGCCGAGGCCCGCTGGAACTACGTCCTGGACGGCATGGTCAAGAAGGGCTGGCTGGCCCAGTCCGAGCGCACCGGCCTGAAGTTCCCGATGCCCAAGGAGCAGACCGTCTCCACCGGCCTGTCCGGGCAGCGCGGCTACATCGTGCAGGCGATCAAGGACTACCTCACCACCAACAAGATCGTCACCGCGGAGCAGCTGGAGGCCGGCGGCTACCGCATCACCACCACCCTGGACAAGTCCAAGCAGGACGCCTTCGTGAAGGCCGTCAACGACCAGGTGATGAAGAAACTCGACAAGAAGAACAACAAGGTCGACAACTACGTCCGCGCGGGCGGCGCCTCCGTCGACCCGAAGACCGGCAAGGTCGTCGCGATGTACGGCGGCGTCGACTACGTCAAGCAGTACACGAACGGCGCGACCCGCGGCGACTTCCAGGTCGGCTCCATCTTCAAGCCCATCGTGTTCGCCTCGGCCGTCCAGAACGACTCCGAGACGCAGGACGGCCAGACCATCACCCCCAACACCTACTACGACGGCACCAACAAACGCCCGGTCGTGGGGTGGAACGGCGGCACCTACGCCCCCGAGAACGAGGACCAGGGCTCCTACGGCGAGATCACCGTCCGCGAGGCCACCGACAAGTCCGTCAACTCGGTGTACGCGCAGATGGCCGTCGACGTCGGCTCCGACAAGGTCAAGCAGACCGCGATCGACCTGGGCATCCCCTCCGACACCCCGGACCTGACGGCCTCCCCGTCCATCGCGCTCGGCGTGAACACCGCGAGCGTCCTCGACATGGCGGAGGCCTACGCCACCCTCGCCAACCACGGCCGGCACGGCACGTACACGATGATCGACAAGATCACCAAGGACGGCGCGGAGACCGTCGAGCTGCCCCAGCAGAAGACCAAGCAGGCCGTCAGCCGCGAGGCCGCCGACACCACCACCTCGATCCTTCAGAGCGTCGTCGAGAACGGCACCGCCACCGCCGCCCAGGCCGCCGACCGCCCCGCAGCCGGCAAGACCGGCACCGCCGAGGAGGACACCGCGGCCTGGTTCGCCGGCTACACCCCCGAACTCGCCACGGTCGTCTCCGTCATGGGCCAGGACCCGGTGACCGCCGCCCACAAGTCGCTGTACAACGCGATGGGCCTGGAGCGCGTCAACGGCGGCGGGCCGCCCGCCGAGATCTGGGCGCAGTACACCAAGGCCGCCCTCAAGGGGAAGCCGGTCACCGACTTCGACCTCGAGCTCCAGCCGGGCGCCGAGATCCAGGCCCCGAGCAGCCAGGCCCCGGTCGACCCGACCACGGGCGGCCAGGACAACGGCGGCACCACCGGCGACACCACCGGCGGCGAGGAGACCCCGGGCCAGACCCAGGGACAGACCCAGGGCCAGACCCAGGGCCAGGGCAACGGCGGCACGACCACGACCGGCGGCGACACCACGACGGGCGGCACGACCGGCGACACGACCACCGGCGGCACGACGACCGGCGGGACGGGGGGCGCCACGAACGGCGGCACCACGACCGGCGGCACCACGACCGGCGGCGGCACGACGGGTGACACGACCGGGGGAACCACCGGAGACACACCGAGCGGCGGGGCAACGACGGAGGGCGCGGGCCTGGTGAGCACGTCCAGACGGGACTGACCGTCCCGCGGCACGGCGAGAGGGGCCGGTGACTGCTGTCACTGGCCCCTCTGGCGTCGATCTACAGGTACAGACCCGTCGAGTCCTCGGAGCCCTCGAACCGGTCGGCCGCCACCGCGTGCAGATCACGCTCACGCATGAGGACGTAACCGGTCCCGCGCACCTCGACCTCGGCCCGGTCCTCGGGGTCGTACAGCACCCGGTCACCGGGCTCCACGGTCCGTACGTTCTGCCCCACGGCGACCACCTCGGCCCAGGCCAGCCGGCGTCCGACGGCCGCGGTGGCGGGAATGAGGATGCCGCCGCCCGACCGCCGCTCGCCCTCACCGTTCTCCTGCCGCACGAGTACGCGGTCATGCAGCATCCGGATGGGCAGCTTGTCGTGCGGGGTGTCGTTTCTCTTCGCGCTCACGCCACTGAACCTACCTGTCCTCGACGCCCGTGTACGCGGC
This portion of the Streptomyces canus genome encodes:
- a CDS encoding ABC transporter ATP-binding protein — protein: MDQVVDVAVDAFIELDHVEKVFDVRKKTGFLRRERRQVRAVDSISFTVARGEMVGYIGPNGAGKSTTIKMLTGILTPSGGRLRVAGIDPSRERTKLAHRIGVVFGQRTTLWWDLPLIDSYKLMHRMYRIPDARYRENLDRCVELLELADLLDVPVRQLSLGQRMRGDIAAALLHDPEVLYLDEPTIGLDVISKAKVRGFLRELNTERGTTVLLTTHDLQDIEQLCSRVMVIDHGRLMYDGPLAGLHEVGESERTLVVDLERELPPIEAAPARVVKVEGPRQWLAFPASESAAALVARVAAEYPLVDLSVREPDIEAVIAKMYAGEAEKAVS
- a CDS encoding ABC transporter permease, with amino-acid sequence MAETSRLGEGVRAYWLIAGMWVRSSMAYRTSFVVTMCGNLLMTCLDFVGILLMFSQVDSLGGWGLPEIAFLYGLSVTAFGIADLVLGSMDVLGARIRDGSFDILLVRPVPVLAQIGADRFAVRRLGRITQGTVVLVWALASVDVDWSAAKVLLVPVMVVSGAAIFCAVFVAGAAFQIFAQDASEVQNAFTYGGTTLLQYPPTVFGKDFVRGVTFMLPLAFVNWVPASYVLDRPYPLDLPQWAAFASPLVAVACGALAGLAWRAGLGSYRSTGS
- a CDS encoding ABC transporter permease, with product MGSWRLYAAVAAGGFRRYATYRAATFAGVFTNTVFGVILVYTYLALWDEKPHLGGYDQAQAVTYVWLGQCLYSTLAIQGGGAEKDVIERIRTGEIAVDLYRPADLQLWWLASDLGRSLFQLIGRGVIPFAFGALFFPMALPTDVMSWAALFVALLLAMVVSFGIRYLAALSVFWLMDGMGIMQGVMITGVFCSGIVFPLNAFPGVLGDIVRALPWAAQLQMPADVLMGEADPLGAYAFQATWAVVLLAVGRLLQSAATRRVVVQGG
- a CDS encoding transglycosylase domain-containing protein — encoded protein: MSDQPQQPTEGWAPTDPQTPEEPGGKKKAKRPRRTGWRRLIPTWRMVLGTFVLGLIALAGLFFLGYSMVNIPPANALAMKQSNVYLYADGSQLARDGEVNRENVSLAQVSKDAQHAVLAAEDRDFYTESAIDPKAMLRAGWNTATGKGKQSGSTITQQYVKNYYLAQEQTVTRKAREFFISIKLDRTQSKDQILEGYLNTSYFGRTAYGIQSAAQAYYGVDAVDLDPAHAAYLAALVNAPSEYDVVAHPENKAAAEARWNYVLDGMVKKGWLAQSERTGLKFPMPKEQTVSTGLSGQRGYIVQAIKDYLTTNKIVTAEQLEAGGYRITTTLDKSKQDAFVKAVNDQVMKKLDKKNNKVDNYVRAGGASVDPKTGKVVAMYGGVDYVKQYTNGATRGDFQVGSIFKPIVFASAVQNDSETQDGQTITPNTYYDGTNKRPVVGWNGGTYAPENEDQGSYGEITVREATDKSVNSVYAQMAVDVGSDKVKQTAIDLGIPSDTPDLTASPSIALGVNTASVLDMAEAYATLANHGRHGTYTMIDKITKDGAETVELPQQKTKQAVSREAADTTTSILQSVVENGTATAAQAADRPAAGKTGTAEEDTAAWFAGYTPELATVVSVMGQDPVTAAHKSLYNAMGLERVNGGGPPAEIWAQYTKAALKGKPVTDFDLELQPGAEIQAPSSQAPVDPTTGGQDNGGTTGDTTGGEETPGQTQGQTQGQTQGQGNGGTTTTGGDTTTGGTTGDTTTGGTTTGGTGGATNGGTTTGGTTTGGGTTGDTTGGTTGDTPSGGATTEGAGLVSTSRRD
- a CDS encoding GroES family chaperonin; the protein is MSAKRNDTPHDKLPIRMLHDRVLVRQENGEGERRSGGGILIPATAAVGRRLAWAEVVAVGQNVRTVEPGDRVLYDPEDRAEVEVRGTGYVLMRERDLHAVAADRFEGSEDSTGLYL